Proteins encoded in a region of the Armatimonadota bacterium genome:
- a CDS encoding cysteine--tRNA ligase yields MSERQFKLTDTLSRTKRPLECLEPGHLKFYTCGPTVYSFAHIGNFRSFLTADLVVRTAKALGWKVTWVSNITDVGHLTDDDVADATGEDKMAKALHSKDGQRFHNAFELAEYYTEAFREDWDRLNLNEPDVRPKATQHVREQILHTEELVRLGHAYETPSAVYFNVGSFPGYGKLSGNTQDKLMEAVREVVQDTNKRTQADFALWKKDDKHLMQWFSPWGWGFPGWHIECSAMARAYLGDQIDLHSGGEDNIFPHHECEIAQTEALTGKAFSRYWLHTRFLFVEGQKMSKSLGNFYTVRDLVDGKGASPLALRYALISQNYGTPHNFTLDLLKDATQKVERYRLCEQAAETALKAGREGEDALGNELDALYGEALDAMCDDLNTSVALAKALEGTRVILREADTMSKASAGSAKRFLESINGLLGIVRHDRAVAEFEFGGSAAASRPDEAHIQAKIVERAEAKKAKDFARADAIRKELDEQGIELRDSPEGTTWRWKGQF; encoded by the coding sequence ATGAGCGAGCGCCAATTCAAGCTGACGGACACACTGTCCCGGACCAAGCGCCCGCTTGAGTGTCTGGAGCCCGGGCACCTCAAGTTCTATACCTGCGGACCGACCGTCTACTCCTTTGCCCACATCGGCAACTTCCGGAGCTTTCTCACGGCCGACCTGGTCGTACGCACGGCGAAGGCGCTGGGCTGGAAGGTCACCTGGGTGAGCAACATCACCGACGTCGGCCATCTGACCGACGACGACGTCGCCGACGCCACGGGCGAAGACAAGATGGCAAAGGCGCTACACAGCAAGGATGGCCAGCGCTTCCACAACGCCTTTGAACTGGCCGAGTACTACACCGAGGCCTTCAGGGAGGACTGGGACCGACTGAACCTGAACGAGCCGGATGTGCGTCCCAAAGCGACCCAGCACGTGCGCGAGCAGATCCTGCATACCGAGGAACTGGTCCGCCTTGGCCATGCTTACGAGACCCCGAGCGCGGTTTATTTCAACGTCGGCAGCTTCCCTGGCTACGGCAAGCTGAGCGGCAACACCCAAGACAAGCTGATGGAGGCTGTGCGCGAGGTGGTCCAGGACACCAACAAGCGCACTCAGGCCGATTTCGCGCTTTGGAAAAAGGACGACAAACATCTGATGCAGTGGTTCAGCCCCTGGGGCTGGGGGTTCCCGGGATGGCACATCGAGTGCTCTGCCATGGCGCGCGCCTACCTCGGCGACCAGATCGACCTGCACTCGGGCGGCGAGGACAACATCTTCCCGCACCACGAATGCGAGATCGCACAGACCGAGGCGCTGACCGGAAAGGCGTTTTCGAGGTACTGGCTCCACACGCGGTTCCTTTTTGTCGAGGGGCAGAAGATGTCCAAGAGCCTTGGGAACTTTTACACGGTCCGCGACCTCGTGGACGGCAAGGGCGCGAGCCCCTTGGCGCTGCGGTATGCGCTGATCAGCCAGAACTATGGAACTCCGCACAACTTCACTCTCGACCTGCTGAAAGATGCGACGCAGAAGGTGGAGCGCTACCGGCTCTGCGAGCAGGCCGCGGAGACCGCGCTGAAGGCGGGTCGAGAGGGCGAGGATGCCTTGGGCAATGAGCTGGATGCCCTCTATGGCGAGGCGCTCGACGCGATGTGCGACGATCTGAACACGTCGGTCGCACTCGCCAAAGCGCTGGAAGGCACGCGCGTTATCCTTCGCGAGGCAGACACGATGAGCAAGGCATCGGCCGGGTCCGCAAAGCGGTTCCTGGAGAGCATCAACGGGCTGCTGGGGATCGTGCGGCATGACCGCGCCGTGGCCGAGTTTGAGTTTGGCGGCTCTGCCGCGGCTTCGAGGCCAGATGAGGCGCACATTCAGGCCAAGATCGTGGAGCGCGCCGAGGCCAAGAAAGCCAAAGACTTCGCCAGGGCCGACGCCATCCGCAAAGAGTTGGACGAGCAGGGAATTGAACTGCGAGACAGCCCCGAGGGCACCACTTGGCGGTGGAAGGGGCAGTTCTAG
- a CDS encoding intradiol ring-cleavage dioxygenase, whose translation MRKQISSSTRRSILKIGAIGAAPFGLASKLFAFEALELTPEAPDADEPTPEQTEGPYFKPKSPERKSLRQKATEGTVLMVGGRVLGTNGKPIAKALLDFWHCDAQGVYDNNGFKLRGHQFTDTEGKFQLETIVPGVYPGRTRHIHVKVQAPNASVLTTQLYFPDEPQNARDGIFDRRLVMKVAPDKDGRKGAFDFVVRR comes from the coding sequence ATGAGAAAGCAGATTTCCTCCTCCACCCGTCGGTCCATCCTGAAGATCGGGGCGATCGGTGCGGCACCCTTCGGCTTGGCTTCAAAGCTCTTTGCCTTTGAAGCGTTGGAATTGACGCCCGAGGCGCCCGACGCCGACGAACCGACTCCCGAGCAGACCGAGGGCCCCTATTTCAAGCCCAAGTCGCCCGAGCGCAAGTCGTTGCGGCAAAAGGCAACCGAGGGCACGGTGCTCATGGTAGGTGGGCGCGTGCTCGGCACCAACGGAAAGCCGATCGCGAAAGCGCTGCTGGACTTCTGGCACTGCGATGCACAGGGCGTCTATGACAACAATGGCTTCAAGCTGAGGGGCCATCAGTTCACTGATACGGAGGGCAAGTTCCAGCTCGAAACCATCGTTCCTGGCGTGTACCCGGGTCGAACGCGCCACATCCATGTGAAGGTCCAGGCGCCGAACGCGAGCGTCCTTACGACGCAGCTTTACTTTCCCGACGAGCCCCAGAACGCGCGCGACGGCATCTTCGACCGTCGACTGGTCATGAAGGTGGCTCCAGACAAGGATGGACGCAAAGGGGCTTTCGACTTCGTTGTAAGGCGATAG
- the pfkB gene encoding 1-phosphofructokinase, whose protein sequence is MIVTVTLNPSVDRTLFVDQLKLGDTNRVLRTETDAGGKGVNLARVAKEMGAKTWATGFLGGGPGGFVRTVLDREGVPHGFVDVPGETRININIEADDGSVPPTTFNERGPILYEQEWDALLAVCKDAAIQAKWGTIGGSIPPGISADAFATLCKLFKSAGARVALDADGEPLKLGLEASPDLVKPNAHEAERLLQTPVRTKLQCLDAAKTLYDSGVAIAIISRGAGGASMVCSEGAFDGYPPQIKARSTIGSGDSMVAAVLWAIESGRSLVESFAWGMAAGAATATTSGAEIGRRGVIEKLLPHVKIERHKLDA, encoded by the coding sequence ATGATCGTTACCGTCACGCTCAATCCAAGCGTTGACCGAACACTCTTTGTCGACCAACTCAAGTTGGGCGACACTAATCGCGTGCTCAGGACCGAGACCGACGCGGGCGGCAAAGGCGTGAACCTGGCCCGCGTCGCCAAGGAGATGGGCGCCAAGACTTGGGCCACCGGGTTCCTCGGCGGAGGCCCCGGTGGCTTCGTGCGCACGGTGCTCGACCGCGAGGGCGTGCCGCACGGGTTCGTTGATGTTCCTGGCGAAACGCGTATTAATATCAACATCGAGGCCGATGACGGCAGCGTGCCGCCGACCACCTTCAACGAGCGCGGCCCGATCCTCTACGAACAAGAATGGGACGCTCTGCTGGCGGTCTGCAAGGATGCGGCGATCCAGGCCAAGTGGGGCACAATTGGCGGCTCCATCCCCCCGGGCATCTCCGCCGACGCATTTGCCACTCTCTGCAAGCTCTTCAAATCAGCGGGCGCGAGGGTCGCGCTCGATGCGGATGGCGAACCCCTCAAACTGGGCCTTGAGGCGAGTCCAGACTTAGTCAAACCCAACGCCCACGAGGCTGAGCGGCTGCTGCAGACCCCGGTTCGCACTAAGCTTCAGTGTCTCGATGCGGCGAAGACGCTCTACGATTCCGGCGTCGCCATCGCCATCATCTCGCGAGGCGCGGGCGGCGCATCCATGGTGTGTTCGGAAGGAGCGTTCGACGGCTACCCGCCCCAGATCAAAGCGCGAAGCACCATTGGCAGCGGCGACTCCATGGTCGCGGCGGTTCTCTGGGCTATCGAGTCGGGCCGCAGCCTGGTGGAATCGTTCGCATGGGGGATGGCTGCGGGCGCAGCCACCGCCACAACCTCTGGCGCGGAGATTGGAAGGCGGGGCGTGATCGAGAAACTTCTGCCCCATGTGAAGATCGAAAGACACAAGCTGGACGCCTGA
- a CDS encoding quinone-dependent dihydroorotate dehydrogenase produces MDLYGSLLKPLAFRCDPEFAHEAGLALIASGAFRSRKHEDPRLAQTLFGVHFSNPIGLAAGFDKNAVAADRWEDFGFGFAELGTVTYLQQPGNPGPRLFRIPEEEALINRMGFNNQGAQAMAQRLSASQPAIPIGINLGKSKITELKDAPRDYQRSFKRLHTLGDYFVVNVSSPNTPGLRALQEKGPLLDILSSMKEVDATRPLFVKVAPDLEHSALDQVIEVAHEANLTGLIATNTTLRRDVLRRDPQLEGGLSGKPITRLANDFMRHLFSSCEREMILIGVGGIGSGKDAYERVCSGAHLCQVYTGWVYGGPDTAVRILRELSGILDREGIEDLASIRGSAPS; encoded by the coding sequence ATGGACCTTTACGGATCGCTCCTCAAGCCGCTCGCCTTTCGGTGCGATCCGGAGTTTGCTCATGAGGCTGGTCTGGCGCTGATCGCCAGCGGCGCGTTTCGCTCTCGCAAACACGAGGACCCCAGGCTCGCACAGACCTTGTTCGGCGTCCACTTCTCAAACCCGATCGGATTGGCGGCCGGCTTCGACAAGAACGCCGTCGCCGCGGACCGTTGGGAGGATTTCGGGTTCGGCTTCGCCGAGCTCGGCACGGTGACTTATCTACAGCAGCCAGGCAATCCCGGGCCCCGCCTATTCCGGATTCCAGAAGAGGAAGCGCTGATCAACCGCATGGGGTTCAACAACCAGGGCGCCCAGGCGATGGCCCAGCGTTTGAGCGCCTCCCAACCTGCCATTCCCATTGGCATCAACCTGGGAAAGAGCAAGATCACGGAACTCAAAGACGCTCCCAGGGATTATCAGCGCAGCTTCAAACGGCTCCACACCCTCGGCGACTACTTCGTAGTGAACGTCTCCTCACCGAACACGCCAGGACTTCGAGCCCTCCAAGAAAAGGGGCCCTTGCTAGATATCCTATCCTCTATGAAAGAGGTGGATGCCACGCGGCCGCTCTTCGTCAAAGTCGCGCCGGACCTCGAGCATTCAGCTTTGGATCAGGTCATCGAGGTCGCACACGAAGCCAATCTCACGGGACTGATCGCCACCAACACGACGCTCCGACGCGACGTCCTCCGGCGCGATCCCCAACTCGAGGGAGGGCTCTCCGGAAAACCAATTACTAGGTTAGCGAACGACTTTATGAGACACCTGTTCTCTTCGTGTGAACGGGAGATGATCTTGATCGGGGTCGGCGGCATCGGTTCGGGCAAGGATGCCTATGAACGGGTCTGCTCGGGCGCCCACCTTTGCCAGGTTTATACGGGATGGGTTTATGGGGGGCCCGACACGGCGGTCCGAATCCTGCGCGAGCTCTCGGGGATCCTGGATCGTGAAGGGATCGAGGATCTTGCATCAATCCGGGGTTCGGCGCCAAGTTAA
- a CDS encoding glycoside hydrolase family 32 protein, whose protein sequence is MLLPFLLATALHLMQTPIYQESLRPQFHFTPKTGWTNDPNGLAYFKGEYHLFFQHNPFGTAWGNMTWGHAVSKDLVHWTQLDEAIRPDALGTIFSGSAVVDRANTTGFGSKGKPPLVCIYTAAGGTNPESKGQPFTQCLAYSTNGRTFTKFDSNPVLSHVRAENRDPKVIWHAPSKRWVMALYLDASDYALFSSPDLKSWTKLCDVQMPGCGECPDFFPLGVDGWKGGGVAGRKHAGDYAEPSTAELPPFHTSTPPPSSKWVFWAANGRYQIGSFDGKSFKPETEVLQADWGPNSYAAQTYSDEPKGRRIQISWMQGGKYPGMPFNQQMSIPREMALRETPEGPRVCMAPIRELSRLRSAAVSKRNQVLKAAEALAFGAGDLLEVRLVVDRSKTGSLRLTLGSAVVSLDFAKGVLTCQGREAPLPKGDDPIDLAIIFDRTSVEAFACGGMVTLAGCFVPNGQPQSSPVLRLEATGASFKLPRLDSWILKSIWH, encoded by the coding sequence ATGCTCCTGCCGTTCCTCCTGGCAACCGCCCTCCACCTCATGCAAACTCCGATCTACCAAGAATCCCTTCGCCCCCAGTTTCACTTCACTCCCAAGACCGGTTGGACCAACGACCCGAACGGTTTGGCCTACTTCAAGGGCGAATACCACCTCTTCTTCCAGCACAACCCCTTCGGCACCGCGTGGGGCAACATGACCTGGGGGCATGCCGTCAGCAAGGACCTGGTCCACTGGACCCAGCTCGACGAAGCGATCCGGCCCGACGCCCTCGGCACGATTTTCTCCGGCTCGGCGGTCGTAGACCGCGCCAACACCACCGGGTTTGGGAGCAAGGGAAAGCCACCGCTGGTCTGCATTTACACCGCTGCGGGAGGTACGAACCCCGAATCCAAGGGCCAGCCATTCACGCAGTGCCTGGCCTATTCAACCAATGGCCGTACCTTCACGAAGTTTGACAGCAACCCGGTTCTCTCCCACGTCCGAGCCGAGAACCGCGACCCAAAGGTGATCTGGCATGCTCCGAGCAAGCGATGGGTGATGGCGCTGTATTTGGATGCCAGCGACTATGCGCTCTTCTCCTCTCCCGACCTGAAGTCCTGGACCAAGCTCTGCGACGTCCAGATGCCCGGCTGTGGCGAATGCCCAGACTTCTTTCCTCTGGGGGTGGATGGGTGGAAGGGTGGAGGTGTGGCGGGTAGGAAGCACGCAGGAGACTACGCAGAGCCTTCGACCGCCGAACTCCCACCCTTCCACACTTCCACACCTCCACCCTCCTCCAAATGGGTCTTCTGGGCCGCGAACGGCAGGTACCAGATCGGGAGCTTCGACGGCAAGTCGTTCAAGCCCGAAACTGAGGTATTGCAGGCCGACTGGGGCCCCAATAGCTACGCCGCGCAGACCTACAGCGACGAGCCAAAGGGCCGCCGGATCCAGATCTCCTGGATGCAGGGCGGCAAGTACCCCGGTATGCCCTTCAACCAGCAGATGAGCATTCCGCGTGAGATGGCCCTGCGGGAAACGCCGGAAGGCCCAAGGGTCTGCATGGCCCCCATTCGCGAGCTCTCCAGGCTCCGATCCGCGGCCGTTTCCAAGAGGAATCAGGTCCTAAAGGCTGCAGAAGCTCTTGCTTTCGGGGCTGGGGACCTGCTAGAGGTTCGACTGGTCGTCGACCGGTCGAAGACCGGTTCGCTGAGGTTGACTCTGGGCTCGGCAGTGGTGTCCCTCGACTTTGCAAAGGGGGTTCTGACCTGCCAGGGCCGAGAGGCGCCATTGCCAAAAGGCGATGATCCCATCGACTTGGCCATTATCTTCGACAGGACCAGCGTAGAGGCCTTCGCTTGCGGGGGAATGGTGACGTTGGCCGGGTGTTTTGTTCCGAATGGACAGCCCCAATCGAGCCCCGTCCTGCGGCTGGAGGCAACCGGGGCCAGCTTCAAGCTTCCAAGGCTGGACTCTTGGATACTGAAGTCGATCTGGCACTGA
- a CDS encoding cation transporter — protein sequence MAEQALRAVQRAATVSLVSTVVVVVVKLAAAWLSGSISVLAEGLQSIMDIAMSGVALATVRYAAKPPDEGHPYGHGKAELLASAVQMVVILGSSIFILWAAYTRVVQPQEIRWDWGAASMLYAMAANFLVASHLLRVARKHPSASLESEALHLKADTAAAFGVLVGMLLVGLTKESILDPVAAAVFTLLAMAGAIKRLRGLVHPLMDGALPIDETEMLKQILAEHPEVRGYHNLRSRMVGNLRFVDLHVMLDDALPFVRAHELAEEIEAELKSALGGATVSIHYEPFEAEVEHRKREHGG from the coding sequence ATGGCCGAGCAAGCGTTGCGAGCGGTGCAGCGGGCCGCCACGGTTTCCCTGGTTTCGACCGTGGTGGTCGTCGTCGTCAAGCTTGCCGCCGCATGGCTGAGCGGCTCGATCAGCGTCCTGGCTGAGGGCCTTCAATCCATCATGGACATCGCCATGTCTGGTGTCGCGCTGGCGACCGTGCGCTATGCGGCAAAGCCTCCCGACGAGGGCCACCCCTATGGCCACGGCAAAGCCGAATTGCTGGCGAGCGCCGTGCAGATGGTGGTCATTCTGGGCTCCAGCATCTTCATCCTCTGGGCTGCCTATACACGCGTCGTCCAGCCTCAGGAGATCCGCTGGGATTGGGGCGCGGCCTCAATGCTCTATGCCATGGCGGCTAACTTCCTGGTGGCATCTCACCTTCTTCGGGTAGCCAGAAAGCACCCGTCGGCGTCGCTGGAGTCTGAAGCCCTTCACCTCAAGGCGGACACGGCCGCCGCATTTGGGGTGCTTGTGGGGATGCTGTTGGTGGGATTGACCAAAGAGTCGATCCTGGACCCTGTGGCTGCTGCGGTCTTCACGCTCTTGGCGATGGCCGGCGCCATCAAGAGGCTCCGCGGGCTGGTGCACCCGCTGATGGATGGAGCGCTTCCCATCGACGAGACCGAGATGCTGAAGCAGATACTCGCCGAACACCCCGAGGTGCGGGGATATCACAACCTGCGCTCGCGCATGGTGGGAAACCTGCGGTTCGTCGATCTGCACGTGATGCTCGACGATGCCCTGCCATTTGTCCGGGCGCACGAGCTGGCCGAAGAAATCGAGGCAGAACTGAAATCAGCGCTTGGTGGCGCCACGGTCAGCATCCACTATGAGCCATTCGAGGCCGAGGTCGAGCACCGAAAGAGAGAGCACGGAGGCTAA
- a CDS encoding M48 family metallopeptidase, which produces MATQKKKPEGSKAQGTKSQGTKGQGTQRTSTKRRRFEDIAAETFIADTDRLALDSLKKVPLLPQIVKKFYELGIDRWMYCWNMAQAVRCGPNQFKTLYEILRESSAVLDMPEPELYVTNNPFPNAFAGGVERPYITIRSSMIDTMTDEQLFHLIGHELGHIKAGHVLYKSVAQVLIPLLEAIGRRTFGLGDVASVGLMLAFYEWSRQAEITADRAGLLVSQNLGVSLDANLALAGGPSRLANEMSRDAFMDQARAYQDVTGLDAIGKVLIFTLMSSWMTHPMPVHRAQELERWVLAGAFDRIMSGDYKRVASAA; this is translated from the coding sequence ATGGCCACGCAAAAGAAGAAGCCGGAAGGGTCGAAGGCCCAAGGGACCAAGAGTCAAGGGACGAAGGGTCAGGGGACCCAAAGGACCTCGACGAAGCGAAGGCGCTTTGAGGACATCGCCGCCGAGACGTTCATCGCCGATACCGACCGTTTGGCGCTGGACTCCCTGAAGAAGGTGCCGCTGCTGCCCCAAATCGTGAAAAAGTTCTATGAGCTGGGGATCGACCGCTGGATGTACTGTTGGAACATGGCGCAGGCCGTGCGCTGCGGGCCGAATCAGTTCAAGACCCTTTACGAAATCCTGCGCGAATCGAGCGCCGTGCTCGACATGCCGGAGCCGGAACTCTACGTCACGAACAACCCGTTTCCGAACGCTTTCGCCGGTGGCGTCGAAAGACCTTACATCACCATCCGTTCTTCGATGATCGACACAATGACCGATGAGCAACTGTTTCATCTCATCGGCCACGAACTTGGCCATATCAAGGCAGGACACGTCCTCTACAAATCGGTCGCCCAGGTGCTGATCCCCTTGCTTGAGGCCATTGGCAGGCGCACATTCGGCCTTGGCGACGTGGCGAGCGTGGGCCTGATGCTCGCGTTCTACGAGTGGTCCCGCCAGGCCGAGATCACCGCCGACCGCGCGGGCCTGCTCGTGTCCCAGAACTTGGGGGTCTCGCTCGACGCGAACTTGGCCCTGGCCGGTGGCCCGAGCCGATTGGCGAACGAGATGAGCCGCGACGCGTTCATGGACCAGGCGCGCGCCTATCAGGACGTGACCGGTCTGGACGCCATCGGCAAAGTTCTCATCTTCACGCTGATGTCCTCGTGGATGACCCACCCGATGCCCGTGCACCGCGCGCAAGAGCTTGAGCGCTGGGTTCTTGCGGGCGCCTTTGACCGGATCATGTCGGGCGACTACAAGCGCGTGGCGTCCGCAGCATAG
- a CDS encoding DNA topoisomerase IV subunit B (negatively supercoils closed circular double-stranded DNA): protein MPEQDEPIQNPNPEPAAEETEWVDTPMEEYTEESIQVLEGLEAVRKRPGMYVGDNAKKGLHQMFREVLDNSVDEALAGFCDKIDVQLYEDGSMSVRDNGRGIPVGIHEKMGVSTLTVVMTMLHAGGKFDNQSYKTSGGLHGVGVSCTNALSEWLIAEVKRDGKIHRQRFERGKPDGDVKMIGKGEGTGTFVHWKPDAEVLTETNHDVHIVKNRLRELAYLNPQVTFTFTSEINHEDDEIFHYEKGIPQLVEDVNEAKDSLHKVIYFKKRKDGTELEVALQYHDGYNETILAFSNNIHQPDGGTHVSGFSQALTRVVNAYARKMNFLKEKDGNFSADDVSDGLTAVISIRLPNPSYNSQDKVKLVTPEVQGLVNSLVGDGLSTYFDENPAVGKRIVDKSMLAQRAREAAKKAAEAVKRSSAMDSFGLPGKLSDCVSKNAADCELFLVEGNSAGGSAKGARDRVTQAVLPLRGKILNVEKTRVDKALDNEEIKSLIAALGVGIDINLGRHHDEDEEDGNLFAGGEAPLHAVEAATKTNGAAKNGRDVGLDLAKLRYDKVIIMTDADVDGEHIRTLLLTFFYRYMRPLIEQGHVYLAQPPLYMLKVGANERYFAQDQKELDELIKTVKKKNYTVQRFKGLGEMNADELEETTMNPANRKMLQVKLDPEFMAEIERLFSDLMGDKVEPRRAFIERHAKEALNVDWHY, encoded by the coding sequence ATGCCGGAACAAGACGAGCCGATCCAGAACCCGAATCCCGAGCCTGCCGCGGAAGAGACCGAGTGGGTGGATACGCCCATGGAGGAGTACACCGAGGAAAGCATTCAGGTCCTCGAAGGGCTTGAGGCCGTCCGAAAGCGCCCCGGCATGTATGTGGGCGACAACGCCAAAAAGGGTCTGCACCAGATGTTCCGCGAGGTGCTGGACAACAGTGTGGACGAGGCGCTGGCGGGCTTCTGCGACAAGATCGACGTCCAGCTCTATGAAGACGGCTCGATGAGCGTGCGCGACAACGGGCGCGGCATCCCCGTGGGCATCCACGAAAAGATGGGTGTCTCGACGCTCACGGTCGTCATGACCATGCTCCACGCGGGCGGCAAGTTCGACAACCAAAGCTACAAGACCTCTGGCGGCCTGCACGGCGTGGGTGTGAGCTGCACCAACGCGCTCTCCGAGTGGCTTATCGCCGAGGTCAAGCGCGACGGCAAGATCCATCGTCAGCGCTTCGAGCGTGGCAAGCCCGACGGCGACGTGAAAATGATCGGCAAAGGCGAAGGAACCGGCACGTTCGTCCACTGGAAGCCGGATGCCGAGGTTCTTACCGAAACCAACCACGACGTACACATCGTCAAGAACCGTCTGCGAGAGCTGGCGTATCTGAACCCGCAAGTCACCTTCACCTTCACCAGCGAGATAAACCACGAAGACGACGAGATCTTCCACTACGAAAAGGGCATCCCGCAACTTGTGGAGGACGTGAACGAGGCCAAGGACTCGCTTCACAAGGTCATCTATTTCAAGAAGCGCAAGGACGGCACGGAGCTCGAAGTCGCGCTGCAATACCACGACGGCTACAACGAGACGATCCTGGCGTTCTCGAACAACATCCACCAACCCGACGGCGGAACGCACGTTTCGGGCTTCAGCCAAGCGCTCACCCGCGTGGTCAACGCCTACGCGCGCAAGATGAACTTCCTAAAGGAAAAGGACGGCAATTTCAGCGCCGACGACGTGAGCGACGGTCTGACCGCCGTCATCTCGATCCGCCTGCCCAACCCCAGCTATAACTCGCAGGACAAGGTCAAGCTGGTCACCCCCGAAGTGCAGGGTCTTGTGAACTCCCTGGTCGGCGACGGGCTCTCCACCTATTTCGATGAGAACCCGGCCGTCGGCAAGCGCATTGTCGACAAGTCGATGCTGGCGCAGCGCGCCCGTGAAGCCGCCAAGAAGGCCGCGGAAGCCGTCAAGCGCAGCTCGGCGATGGACAGTTTCGGGCTACCCGGCAAGCTCAGCGACTGCGTGAGCAAGAACGCCGCAGACTGTGAGCTCTTTCTCGTGGAGGGCAACTCCGCAGGCGGCTCGGCCAAGGGAGCGCGCGACCGCGTGACCCAAGCGGTTCTGCCGCTTCGAGGGAAGATTTTGAACGTCGAGAAGACCCGCGTCGATAAGGCCCTCGACAACGAGGAAATCAAGTCGTTAATCGCGGCGCTCGGTGTCGGCATCGACATCAACCTTGGGCGCCATCACGACGAAGATGAGGAAGATGGCAACCTGTTCGCGGGTGGCGAAGCCCCGCTGCACGCGGTCGAAGCGGCCACCAAAACCAACGGCGCAGCGAAGAACGGCAGGGACGTCGGCCTCGACCTGGCCAAGCTCCGCTACGACAAGGTCATCATCATGACCGATGCGGACGTCGACGGCGAGCATATCCGCACGCTGCTCCTCACCTTCTTTTACCGCTATATGCGCCCGCTTATCGAGCAGGGCCACGTGTATCTGGCCCAGCCGCCGCTCTACATGCTCAAGGTGGGCGCCAACGAGCGGTACTTTGCACAAGATCAGAAGGAACTCGACGAGCTGATCAAGACTGTGAAGAAGAAGAACTACACGGTCCAGCGGTTCAAGGGCCTGGGCGAGATGAACGCCGATGAGCTTGAGGAAACCACCATGAACCCCGCCAACCGGAAGATGCTTCAGGTGAAGCTGGACCCCGAGTTCATGGCCGAGATCGAGCGGCTGTTTAGCGACCTGATGGGCGACAAGGTGGAGCCGCGCCGCGCGTTCATCGAGCGCCACGCCAAAGAAGCGCTGAACGTCGACTGGCACTATTGA
- a CDS encoding acyl carrier protein — MDKQEIVGRVKKVVVEKLGCKEEEVVESASFQEDLGADSLDTVELVMALEEEFGVDIPDDEVNAIRTVGDAIEYICKKKGV; from the coding sequence ATGGACAAGCAAGAAATCGTTGGACGTGTGAAAAAGGTCGTTGTCGAAAAGCTCGGCTGCAAGGAAGAGGAAGTGGTTGAGAGCGCTTCGTTCCAGGAGGACTTGGGAGCGGACTCGCTGGATACGGTCGAACTGGTGATGGCCCTCGAAGAGGAATTCGGAGTGGACATCCCCGATGACGAGGTCAACGCGATCCGTACTGTTGGCGACGCCATCGAGTACATCTGCAAGAAAAAGGGCGTATGA
- a CDS encoding 4-hydroxy-tetrahydrodipicolinate reductase produces the protein MIKVAISGAGGRMGREAVRAVAGAEDMELVLCADPFYAGQSVHDLCGGGPEGLIVAASIEETLQPGQADVLVDLSVTASAVPNAIHAMNCGAAPVIGTTGISSDGLQTLRETSDRTGIPAMVIPNFSIGAVLMMKFAEEAARWLPDAEIIELHHNKKADAPSGTAMLTADRIAAARNASPAADPTKTEKVAGARGGKHHEIAMHSVRLPGLLAHQMVLFGGQGEVLTIKHDSMDRSSFMPGVLLAVRGVRGLSGLTVGLDVLLFG, from the coding sequence ATGATCAAAGTCGCTATTTCGGGAGCGGGGGGGCGCATGGGACGGGAAGCCGTACGCGCGGTTGCGGGAGCCGAGGACATGGAGCTGGTGCTGTGCGCCGATCCGTTCTATGCAGGACAAAGCGTCCACGATCTGTGCGGCGGCGGTCCGGAAGGGCTTATTGTGGCCGCCTCGATCGAAGAGACGCTTCAGCCCGGCCAGGCCGACGTGCTGGTCGACCTATCTGTGACAGCATCGGCCGTGCCCAACGCCATCCACGCCATGAACTGTGGCGCGGCGCCGGTCATCGGCACGACTGGCATTTCCTCTGACGGACTGCAAACCCTAAGGGAAACCTCAGATCGAACCGGCATCCCGGCGATGGTGATCCCCAACTTCAGCATCGGCGCGGTGCTCATGATGAAGTTTGCCGAGGAGGCCGCGCGGTGGCTCCCCGACGCCGAGATTATCGAACTCCACCACAACAAGAAGGCCGACGCGCCGAGCGGCACCGCGATGCTCACAGCCGACCGCATCGCCGCCGCTAGAAACGCGTCGCCGGCGGCGGATCCCACGAAGACCGAAAAGGTGGCCGGCGCGCGTGGGGGCAAGCATCACGAGATTGCGATGCACTCCGTACGGCTGCCCGGGCTCCTGGCGCACCAGATGGTGCTCTTCGGCGGGCAAGGCGAGGTGCTCACGATCAAACACGACTCGATGGACCGGTCCAGCTTCATGCCGGGAGTGCTGCTGGCGGTGAGAGGCGTTCGTGGGCTCTCGGGGCTGACCGTCGGGCTGGACGTTCTGCTGTTCGGTTAG